From Rhodococcus antarcticus, the proteins below share one genomic window:
- a CDS encoding maleylpyruvate isomerase family mycothiol-dependent enzyme: MDAVMEWVHAQARVVELVDGLSTEALEVTVPACPGWTARQLVAHMIGVDADILAGRGDDGDMDGWTQSQVDARQDQDLDTLLAEWRAMTVPVEEWMRANNTRPLGDVIIHEQDLRGALDVPGARETDGLAALRDRMAEGFDQAVSDAGLAPVHLISDAWTHETGTGEPGLVLTASEFDLTRAMMTRRSAAQLGSYVTAGELEPYLPCFAALGELPTEDLHH, from the coding sequence ATGGACGCAGTCATGGAGTGGGTGCACGCGCAGGCGCGAGTGGTGGAGCTGGTCGACGGGCTCTCGACGGAGGCGCTCGAGGTGACGGTCCCGGCCTGTCCGGGCTGGACGGCCAGGCAGCTCGTCGCCCACATGATCGGGGTCGACGCCGACATCCTCGCCGGCAGGGGCGACGACGGCGACATGGACGGCTGGACCCAGTCCCAGGTGGACGCCCGCCAGGACCAGGACCTGGACACCCTGCTCGCCGAGTGGCGCGCGATGACCGTCCCGGTCGAGGAGTGGATGCGCGCCAACAACACCCGCCCGCTGGGCGACGTGATCATCCACGAGCAGGACCTGCGCGGCGCGCTCGACGTCCCCGGCGCCCGGGAGACCGACGGCCTGGCCGCCCTGCGGGACCGGATGGCCGAGGGGTTCGACCAGGCGGTGTCCGACGCCGGACTGGCACCGGTCCACCTCATCAGCGACGCGTGGACCCACGAGACCGGCACCGGCGAACCCGGGCTGGTGCTCACCGCCTCGGAGTTCGACCTGACCCGCGCGATGATGACCCGTCGCTCGGCCGCCCAGCTCGGCTCCTACGTCACCGCGGGCGAGCTCGAGCCCTACCTGCCCTGCTTCGCCGCCCTGGGTGAGCTCCCCACCGAGGACCTGCACCACTGA
- a CDS encoding TetR family transcriptional regulator, protein MTADVWEGGGERPGWGGGVVETTVHDDLVGAPVPLREARKERTRRALLDAALALTDEVGFASVSLRQVTKAAGIVPTAFYRHYDSMDALGETLVVESFHSLRQMIRAVRSGGSDPAAVITRSAEVLVSHVHAHREHFRFIARERSGGVAALRRSIHHELGVIVSELADDFATFPVTEAWSGADRTLLAELIVNQMVVVAERILDSPDEEVDVVARAERQLTMVLVGAAQWRSR, encoded by the coding sequence GTGACCGCCGACGTCTGGGAGGGTGGGGGCGAACGTCCCGGCTGGGGAGGAGGTGTGGTGGAGACGACCGTGCACGACGACCTCGTCGGTGCGCCGGTTCCGCTGCGCGAGGCGCGCAAGGAGCGCACCCGCCGCGCCCTGCTCGATGCGGCCCTGGCGCTCACCGACGAGGTGGGCTTCGCCAGCGTCAGCCTGCGCCAGGTGACGAAGGCCGCGGGCATCGTGCCGACCGCGTTCTACCGGCACTACGACAGCATGGACGCGCTCGGGGAGACCCTCGTCGTCGAGTCGTTCCACTCGCTGCGCCAGATGATCAGGGCCGTGCGCTCCGGCGGCAGCGATCCGGCCGCCGTCATCACCCGCTCGGCGGAGGTGCTGGTCAGCCACGTGCACGCCCACCGGGAGCACTTCCGTTTCATCGCGCGCGAGCGGTCCGGCGGGGTGGCCGCGCTGCGCCGCTCCATCCACCACGAGCTCGGCGTCATCGTCTCCGAGCTGGCCGACGACTTCGCGACCTTCCCGGTGACCGAGGCGTGGAGCGGCGCCGACCGGACGCTGCTGGCCGAGCTCATCGTCAACCAGATGGTGGTGGTGGCCGAACGCATCCTCGACTCGCCGGACGAGGAGGTCGACGTGGTCGCCCGAGCCGAGCGCCAGCTCACCATGGTGCTCGTCGGCGCGGCCCAGTGGCGGAGCCGCTAG
- a CDS encoding WXG100 family type VII secretion target: protein MSVVEPLSSDDLSSIPFFGDGYQIGKNLVDGNVAQVASEVKGVVGDIGSFASAASGGATWLDPLSVLVNAGLGFLVDHLAPLKHGMELVTGDSGTVGAASDTWSQIATDLQGLATDLDGALSSGLTGWSGQGAQAASREFAQLIVAINGMSDESTSMSDLLASSAALMEAALDIVKSIISDLISWLIMTWLAAQATAIITVGASEVAAMGATVVEVGVTTTRVTGKVTEVSRIVLRVEQVVVRIERVVTVQVQTVSRFQNFASAARAGIGAEALKAAGSAATAAAEGLGAKAADGAVHRAVDTANGTGPAPAASDRAIEDGLQVGR, encoded by the coding sequence GTGAGCGTCGTGGAGCCGCTGAGCTCCGACGACCTGAGCAGCATCCCGTTCTTCGGCGACGGCTACCAGATCGGCAAGAACCTCGTCGACGGCAACGTCGCCCAGGTCGCCTCCGAGGTGAAGGGTGTCGTCGGCGACATCGGAAGCTTCGCCTCGGCGGCGTCGGGTGGCGCGACGTGGCTGGACCCGTTGTCGGTGCTCGTCAACGCGGGGCTCGGCTTCCTCGTCGACCACCTGGCCCCGCTCAAGCACGGGATGGAGCTCGTCACGGGTGATTCCGGCACTGTGGGCGCGGCGTCGGACACCTGGAGCCAGATCGCCACCGACCTGCAGGGCCTGGCGACCGATCTCGACGGTGCGCTGAGCAGCGGGTTGACCGGGTGGAGCGGTCAGGGTGCGCAGGCGGCCTCGCGCGAGTTCGCCCAGCTCATCGTCGCCATCAACGGCATGAGCGACGAGTCGACCTCCATGAGCGACCTGCTGGCCAGCAGCGCCGCCCTGATGGAGGCGGCTCTCGACATCGTGAAGTCCATCATCAGCGACCTCATCAGCTGGTTGATCATGACCTGGCTCGCCGCCCAGGCCACCGCGATCATCACCGTGGGTGCGTCCGAGGTGGCCGCGATGGGCGCGACCGTCGTCGAGGTGGGGGTCACCACCACCCGGGTGACCGGCAAGGTCACCGAGGTGTCCAGGATCGTGCTCCGCGTCGAGCAGGTGGTGGTGCGCATCGAGCGGGTGGTCACCGTGCAGGTGCAGACGGTGAGCCGGTTCCAGAACTTCGCGAGCGCGGCGCGGGCGGGTATCGGTGCGGAGGCGCTGAAGGCCGCCGGCAGCGCCGCGACCGCGGCGGCGGAGGGCCTCGGCGCGAAGGCCGCCGATGGTGCTGTCCACCGCGCGGTCGACACGGCGAACGGCACGGGCCCCGCCCCGGCCGCGAGCGACCGGGCGATCGAGGACGGGCTCCAGGTGGGTCGATGA
- a CDS encoding type VII secretion target, producing MAEQMTVDTGALRDTASQVGGHKGTAATLASTAAAAEVTPKSWGLVGLVTLYPAYVGSLATVTEHLGKLATAVGDASDTLTACAEIYEEAEKGFVDVITQAADELAAVQASPTVRA from the coding sequence GTGGCCGAGCAGATGACCGTCGACACGGGGGCACTGCGGGACACCGCGAGCCAGGTCGGGGGGCACAAGGGCACCGCGGCCACCCTGGCGAGCACGGCCGCGGCTGCCGAGGTCACCCCGAAGTCGTGGGGTCTGGTGGGCCTCGTGACGCTCTACCCCGCCTACGTGGGCTCGCTGGCCACCGTGACGGAGCACCTCGGCAAGCTCGCCACCGCCGTCGGTGACGCCTCGGACACCCTCACGGCGTGCGCAGAGATCTACGAGGAGGCCGAGAAGGGCTTCGTCGACGTGATCACGCAGGCGGCCGACGAGCTGGCGGCGGTCCAGGCTTCCCCGACGGTGCGCGCGTGA
- a CDS encoding YbaB/EbfC family nucleoid-associated protein: MSEPPVSTPEQEQARAERQLERMQDAAREAAALTASARTPDGAGTVVVGAGGAVLSIDVRADADAASLGTALVSAISAASADVARRGAALLAERTGVDITERVLAAQVLAGDPVAVGLAEDREAAGGPRATEEPGDVDWLSDDPR, encoded by the coding sequence GTGAGCGAGCCGCCCGTCAGCACGCCCGAGCAGGAGCAGGCCCGCGCCGAGCGGCAGCTCGAGCGGATGCAGGACGCCGCGCGGGAGGCCGCTGCCCTCACCGCGAGCGCACGCACCCCCGACGGCGCGGGCACCGTCGTGGTGGGTGCCGGTGGTGCAGTCCTCTCCATCGACGTGCGCGCCGACGCCGACGCCGCCTCGCTGGGCACCGCACTCGTCTCGGCGATCAGCGCCGCCTCGGCCGACGTCGCCCGGCGGGGCGCAGCCCTGCTCGCGGAGCGCACCGGGGTGGACATCACCGAGCGGGTGCTGGCCGCGCAGGTCCTCGCCGGGGATCCCGTGGCGGTGGGGCTGGCCGAGGATCGGGAGGCCGCCGGCGGCCCCCGTGCGACCGAGGAGCCCGGTGACGTGGACTGGTTGTCCGACGACCCGCGCTGA
- a CDS encoding enoyl-CoA hydratase/isomerase family protein translates to MSPHRTTLDTSGDVAVLTLDHAPLNLFDQAMFDALVADLAALTAAPPRALLVRAEGRAVSAGVDVHVFAGLSPTDAGALWQRLFDGIIAPIEALPCPVVFAAHALTLTAAFEVALACDIVLAGPRARFGLVETVVGLTPSMGGPQRLAERAGSGRARELVMTGDLYDAATLAQWGVVNAVHDDVDTAARALAARLAAGPTRAHAATKEIVAAWRSGGVAHADAVVPTVSGSLFATEDLQGAVASFLAEGHGKATYSGR, encoded by the coding sequence GTGAGCCCGCACCGCACCACCCTGGACACCAGCGGGGACGTCGCCGTCCTCACCCTCGACCACGCCCCGCTGAACCTGTTCGACCAGGCGATGTTCGACGCGCTGGTGGCCGACCTCGCCGCGCTCACCGCCGCACCCCCGCGTGCGCTGCTGGTGCGCGCCGAGGGCCGGGCCGTCTCGGCCGGGGTGGACGTGCACGTGTTCGCCGGGCTGTCCCCCACCGACGCCGGCGCGCTGTGGCAGCGCCTGTTCGACGGGATCATCGCGCCGATCGAGGCGCTGCCGTGCCCGGTGGTCTTCGCCGCGCACGCCCTCACCCTCACCGCCGCCTTCGAGGTCGCGCTGGCCTGCGACATCGTGCTGGCCGGGCCGCGGGCACGCTTCGGCCTGGTGGAGACCGTCGTCGGGCTCACCCCGTCCATGGGCGGGCCGCAGCGCCTGGCCGAGCGTGCCGGGTCCGGCCGGGCCCGGGAGCTGGTCATGACCGGGGACCTCTACGACGCGGCGACCCTCGCGCAGTGGGGGGTGGTGAACGCGGTGCACGACGACGTGGACACCGCCGCTCGTGCGCTCGCCGCCCGCCTGGCCGCCGGGCCCACCCGGGCGCACGCGGCCACCAAGGAGATCGTCGCCGCCTGGCGCTCGGGCGGGGTGGCCCACGCCGACGCGGTGGTGCCCACCGTCTCCGGGTCGCTGTTCGCCACCGAGGACCTGCAGGGCGCGGTGGCGAGCTTCCTGGCCGAGGGGCACGGGAAGGCCACCTACTCGGGCCGCTGA